One window of Sporosarcina sp. 6E9 genomic DNA carries:
- a CDS encoding glycosyltransferase has protein sequence MGILVSVNCTTYNHEDYIADAIESFLMQKTNFDFEILIGEDCSTDNTKKIVEGYAEKHPGTIRIITSEKNVGARKNSIRLLENSRGKYIAECEGDDYWTDPYKLQKQVDYMVEHPDCSMTFHASEIIKAPNKQAAGIIKPYKTNGISPIEDTILRGGGFFSTGSMVYQKSFMENPPDFYLNAPIGDYPMQMILASKGYTYYFNEVMSAYRSGVKGSWTDRMTNSTDVRKNVTNVNEGIIELLDGFNSYTNYEYRNEIDKVKLKLEFEVLVLKREVAEQKESKFNNYSKLYRLKVKTKIFIRCNYPNYFMRLANYKDVKFNFVKRKPHSSIKKEINMR, from the coding sequence ATGGGGATTTTAGTCAGTGTTAACTGTACGACATATAACCATGAGGATTATATTGCGGATGCAATTGAAAGTTTTTTAATGCAAAAAACAAACTTTGATTTTGAAATTCTGATTGGAGAAGATTGCAGCACCGATAATACAAAAAAGATTGTTGAAGGGTACGCTGAAAAGCATCCTGGGACAATTCGAATCATAACTTCTGAAAAGAATGTAGGGGCGAGGAAGAATTCAATTAGGCTTTTAGAAAATAGTAGAGGGAAATATATAGCGGAATGTGAAGGGGACGATTATTGGACTGACCCATATAAATTGCAAAAACAAGTAGATTATATGGTTGAACACCCGGACTGTAGTATGACTTTTCATGCATCTGAAATAATTAAAGCCCCCAACAAACAAGCAGCAGGAATTATAAAACCATATAAAACTAATGGAATTAGCCCAATTGAAGACACTATTCTTCGCGGAGGCGGATTTTTCTCTACAGGTTCTATGGTTTATCAAAAATCTTTTATGGAGAATCCACCAGACTTTTACCTGAATGCACCTATTGGCGATTACCCAATGCAAATGATACTTGCGAGTAAAGGTTATACCTATTATTTCAATGAAGTTATGTCGGCCTATAGAAGTGGGGTCAAAGGATCTTGGACTGACCGTATGACAAATAGTACTGATGTCAGGAAGAATGTGACCAATGTAAATGAAGGTATAATTGAACTTTTGGATGGTTTTAATTCGTACACGAATTACGAGTATCGTAATGAAATTGATAAGGTGAAGCTAAAACTAGAGTTTGAAGTACTTGTTCTGAAGCGAGAAGTTGCAGAACAAAAAGAATCGAAGTTCAATAATTATTCAAAGTTATATAGGTTAAAAGTGAAGACGAAAATATTTATTCGATGTAATTATCCAAACTACTTCATGAGGTTAGCGAATTATAAAGACGTGAAGTTTAACTTCGTAAAGCGGAAGCCTCATTCGTCAATAAAGAAAGAGATAAATATGAGATAG
- a CDS encoding NAD-dependent epimerase/dehydratase family protein, with translation MKVLVTGGAGFIGSHVTEELLKNKLQVVSVDNCVTGFHDNVPLGVNLYKMDLNDPELEFVFKDEKPDYVIHLAAQASVMASMNDPYLDFSTNTAGTVKLLQLVKKYNVKKFLFASTAAVYGEPSYLPIDEEHLIHAQSFYALSKYSAENYIKHYSQYNGVESCILRFSNVYGPRQNENGEAGVISIFINRLLANQKVKIYDGSQTRDFIYVKDVAHACQLALLSEVSGVFNISSCTETGIEDLYFKITEATGIPAMPSYEPRRVGEIEKSILNNRKARQELSWDLKYTLLEGLSETIKYYSEKHVKTNIRV, from the coding sequence TTGAAGGTATTAGTTACCGGAGGTGCTGGGTTTATTGGATCCCATGTAACCGAGGAATTATTAAAAAACAAGCTCCAAGTAGTTTCCGTAGATAATTGTGTCACTGGATTTCACGACAATGTTCCTTTAGGTGTAAATCTTTACAAAATGGATTTGAATGATCCGGAATTGGAATTTGTATTTAAAGATGAAAAACCAGATTATGTTATCCATTTAGCCGCCCAAGCATCCGTGATGGCTTCCATGAATGATCCATATTTGGACTTTTCCACTAACACAGCAGGAACTGTAAAACTCCTACAGTTGGTCAAAAAATACAATGTAAAGAAGTTTTTATTTGCCTCTACCGCAGCCGTTTATGGCGAACCTTCTTATTTACCAATTGATGAAGAACACTTAATACATGCACAATCTTTTTATGCGCTTTCAAAGTACTCCGCGGAAAATTATATAAAACATTATAGCCAATACAATGGCGTTGAAAGCTGCATACTTCGGTTTTCTAATGTATATGGTCCAAGACAAAACGAAAACGGTGAAGCGGGAGTTATATCAATCTTTATTAATCGACTTTTAGCCAACCAAAAAGTAAAAATTTATGATGGCAGCCAAACGCGGGACTTTATCTATGTGAAAGATGTTGCACACGCTTGCCAATTAGCATTACTAAGCGAAGTAAGTGGTGTTTTTAATATAAGTTCCTGTACTGAAACTGGCATTGAAGATTTGTATTTTAAAATTACTGAAGCAACGGGTATTCCCGCAATGCCTTCCTATGAACCGAGAAGAGTCGGTGAGATAGAAAAAAGCATACTAAACAATAGAAAAGCGCGTCAAGAACTTTCGTGGGATTTGAAATATACGTTGTTAGAAGGGTTATCGGAAACGATAAAGTATTACTCGGAAAAGCATGTGAAAACAAATATTCGAGTGTGA
- a CDS encoding glycosyltransferase family 4 protein, with product MLTIKIVQVITQMDTVGGAQIHVRDLSVGLANSGHEVYLVAGGTKNIHSVIEAKNIDVIYSHSLIRKLNIKSDIKAIIELRKILKEIQPDLVATHSSKAGIVGRIAGWSLRIPTVFTAHGWSFTDGVPAPKKSMYKFFEKVIGLISDGVIAVSEYDRELAIKHKVLPEHKVHTIHNGVHDQNVKEAMVYPKETPTIIMVARFAAPKRQLQLLKALNQLRHIQWKVSFAGDGPLLHEAKEFVKQANLCDRVEFLGNRDDITELLHKSSIFALLSDWEGLPLSILEAMRCGLPILASNVGGVKETVYDSKNGYVVSKNDQDELVKKLTLLLTSTSLRLEMGRKGRLLFEENFTFEKMYNETDSFYKVILSNQETTIQTTY from the coding sequence GTGCTTACTATAAAAATTGTCCAAGTCATTACTCAAATGGATACTGTTGGAGGGGCACAAATACATGTAAGGGACCTTTCTGTTGGTTTAGCAAATTCTGGCCATGAAGTATATTTAGTAGCCGGTGGTACTAAGAATATTCATTCTGTTATCGAAGCAAAAAATATTGATGTTATATATAGTCACTCGTTAATCCGTAAATTGAATATCAAATCAGATATTAAAGCAATAATTGAATTACGAAAAATACTAAAAGAAATACAACCGGACCTGGTCGCAACGCATTCATCTAAGGCTGGAATTGTTGGGAGAATTGCAGGATGGTCGTTACGAATACCAACTGTGTTTACGGCGCATGGTTGGTCTTTTACGGACGGTGTTCCTGCACCAAAGAAAAGTATGTATAAGTTTTTCGAAAAAGTAATCGGGCTGATTTCTGATGGGGTGATTGCCGTATCTGAGTATGACCGTGAATTAGCGATAAAACACAAAGTTCTTCCAGAGCATAAGGTTCATACAATTCATAACGGCGTTCACGATCAGAATGTGAAAGAAGCAATGGTTTATCCCAAGGAAACACCGACTATTATTATGGTTGCAAGATTTGCAGCGCCAAAAAGACAATTGCAATTATTAAAAGCCTTAAACCAATTACGGCATATTCAGTGGAAAGTAAGTTTTGCAGGCGATGGACCTTTACTTCATGAAGCTAAGGAATTTGTTAAGCAAGCAAATCTATGTGACAGAGTGGAGTTTTTAGGAAACAGGGATGATATAACGGAGTTACTGCATAAATCAAGTATATTCGCACTGTTATCAGACTGGGAGGGCCTTCCCTTAAGTATTCTTGAAGCTATGAGATGCGGGTTACCAATACTAGCATCTAACGTTGGTGGCGTAAAAGAAACAGTTTATGATTCGAAGAACGGTTATGTGGTGTCGAAAAATGATCAAGATGAATTGGTTAAGAAATTGACATTATTACTAACAAGTACTTCATTAAGATTGGAAATGGGGAGAAAGGGTCGATTATTATTTGAAGAAAATTTCACATTTGAAAAAATGTACAACGAAACGGATAGTTTTTACAAAGTAATTCTCTCTAATCAAGAAACGACAATACAAACAACATATTAA
- a CDS encoding O-antigen ligase — protein sequence MTDNIRKKVANYLFLAMIVSSFVLFEPAPYDLLMILFIIAGFLFSFYKFTKSTFIPLLTICIFLVSNVLSLFFIEKIGVSYLFTGITFYLALTWVAFVGVGQYLRHENVQWIIKGYLISACISAGIGILAYLQVLPNEDLFLMYGRAKALFKDPNVFGPFLVMPALFAIAMTESREATTFKKMVYFLSFLVLTTGIVVSFSRAAWGNYAISLLLFLFILKREFIKKRIKTFTLLLLVGIPALIYFIQTPIVEDLIVSRLSYQNYDNDRFDTQRAAFTTGLLNPFGVGSGQSDSVFQYSPHSLYARVFTENGVVGFLSLVVLVLISIIKAYQSYWASKDEDGNIYLVIFAALIGLAFNSLFVDTLHWRNFWFLLALAWVPIGSQVNRN from the coding sequence ATGACGGATAATATAAGAAAGAAAGTTGCAAACTACTTATTTCTTGCAATGATTGTTAGTTCCTTTGTTCTCTTTGAACCAGCGCCCTATGATTTACTAATGATTTTATTTATAATCGCAGGTTTCTTATTTTCATTTTATAAATTCACAAAAAGTACTTTTATTCCATTACTAACAATCTGTATTTTTCTAGTTAGCAATGTACTTTCACTATTTTTTATAGAAAAAATTGGGGTTTCCTATTTATTTACGGGAATTACTTTTTATCTTGCCTTGACTTGGGTTGCTTTCGTCGGAGTGGGGCAATATTTAAGGCACGAAAATGTTCAATGGATAATAAAAGGATATCTAATATCAGCTTGTATATCTGCAGGTATTGGAATTCTCGCATATTTACAAGTGCTGCCGAACGAAGATCTATTTTTAATGTACGGCAGGGCAAAAGCATTATTTAAAGATCCGAATGTATTCGGACCATTTCTGGTTATGCCAGCTTTGTTTGCGATAGCTATGACCGAATCGCGTGAAGCAACTACCTTCAAGAAAATGGTATACTTTTTATCTTTTTTAGTATTAACAACAGGAATTGTAGTTAGTTTTTCCAGAGCGGCTTGGGGAAATTATGCGATTTCACTTTTACTTTTTCTCTTTATATTAAAAAGGGAATTTATTAAAAAAAGAATTAAAACATTTACATTGCTATTGTTGGTTGGAATTCCAGCCTTAATTTATTTTATCCAAACACCAATAGTTGAAGATTTAATCGTTTCTAGATTGAGTTACCAAAACTATGATAATGATCGATTTGATACACAAAGAGCTGCATTTACTACTGGATTACTGAATCCTTTTGGTGTTGGATCGGGTCAATCGGATAGTGTTTTCCAGTATTCCCCACATAGTTTATACGCTAGAGTATTCACAGAAAACGGCGTAGTAGGATTTCTCTCCCTCGTTGTTTTAGTTCTAATCAGTATTATCAAGGCATATCAAAGTTATTGGGCATCAAAAGATGAAGATGGAAATATATATTTAGTTATTTTTGCTGCACTAATCGGTTTAGCCTTTAATAGTTTATTTGTTGACACATTACATTGGCGAAACTTTTGGTTCTTGCTTGCATTGGCGTGGGTTCCGATTGGTAGTCAAGTAAACAGAAACTAA
- a CDS encoding CpsB/CapC family capsule biosynthesis tyrosine phosphatase — protein MHSQLVRLSANRYDNDEETIRILKSAAADGITHMIATPLYQYDSLPNSEMTIGNRVNNINTKLNHLQIPVTVFEGMEIVLYEKIAQDIKLNLLPLAGSNKYVFISFQARQVPSFALNVFFEMQLMGYIPIISNVEQNIDLLYNYEKVREFVDKGALIHVGAASILGMNGRRTRNKALKLCRKGLVQLVSSASHESKTRPSLLKPAYEYLEKKLSPRSVDYFIRNAESVVSGTDFHIQNPITFRKT, from the coding sequence ATGCATAGTCAATTAGTGCGGTTGTCGGCGAATCGTTATGACAACGATGAAGAAACAATTCGAATTTTAAAGTCGGCTGCAGCCGACGGAATCACACATATGATTGCAACCCCGCTCTATCAATACGATAGCTTACCAAATAGTGAGATGACAATAGGTAATCGTGTCAATAATATCAACACAAAGTTAAATCATTTGCAGATCCCTGTAACCGTGTTTGAGGGAATGGAAATTGTTCTATATGAAAAGATTGCTCAAGATATCAAACTGAATTTATTGCCATTAGCTGGTAGCAATAAATATGTATTCATAAGTTTTCAAGCCCGCCAAGTTCCATCTTTCGCATTAAATGTCTTTTTTGAAATGCAACTGATGGGATACATTCCAATCATATCTAATGTGGAACAAAATATAGATTTACTTTATAACTATGAAAAAGTCCGTGAGTTTGTGGACAAAGGCGCACTTATTCATGTTGGGGCTGCAAGTATATTAGGTATGAATGGTAGAAGAACACGTAATAAGGCATTAAAGCTTTGTCGGAAAGGTCTTGTCCAATTGGTGTCTTCAGCCTCCCATGAATCGAAAACTAGACCATCCTTGTTAAAGCCGGCTTACGAATATTTAGAAAAGAAATTATCGCCCAGATCGGTGGACTACTTTATCAGGAATGCTGAGAGTGTAGTTAGTGGAACTGATTTTCATATACAAAATCCTATTACCTTTCGAAAGACATAG
- a CDS encoding polysaccharide biosynthesis tyrosine autokinase, with protein sequence MKRTMEMKDLVKAIKKHMKVVIIIILFLTICGGVIGYLIPPTYEAETDLLVNSTTGNTENTSAVMSEIETNLRLIETYKQIMKSDHMIGKVNAALGDSYTKATIAAQVKIDVGNGSQIIKITATEKTPEKASALANVYATTFQDEIMTLMKLDNITILNDVKPEVDTKKIELSLPFYIVISFIGATLICLSVVIVREVYFPFLDSKQKVEETLETPFLGTIVAPTSRWKKLKNIKKGQEHITDMQFFRAEDEDFSKLAANIHYLTKQKSVKTIMVTSLEVGDGKTFIGCNLAAKLALNGQKTLFIDANLRGSDSRKRFNLPDRKGLTSIISGYYEKNQVIQDTSTDNLSFLSTGPLPPNPAQFLQSKKMTKMLDELKEQFDVIIIDTPALTKADTISLLPSVDGCIYVADASKTHEEKAFQSLESIKKVGGAILGVVINSKVKASNRIVHF encoded by the coding sequence ATGAAGAGAACGATGGAAATGAAAGATTTGGTGAAGGCTATCAAAAAGCATATGAAAGTTGTTATCATAATTATACTATTTTTAACAATTTGTGGTGGCGTCATAGGCTATTTGATCCCGCCAACCTACGAAGCGGAGACGGATTTACTTGTTAACTCCACAACAGGAAATACCGAGAATACATCCGCGGTTATGAGTGAAATTGAAACGAATTTACGATTGATTGAAACTTATAAACAGATTATGAAAAGCGATCATATGATTGGCAAAGTGAATGCGGCCCTAGGAGATTCTTATACAAAAGCAACGATCGCGGCACAGGTGAAAATTGATGTCGGTAATGGGTCTCAAATTATTAAAATTACGGCTACTGAGAAAACTCCAGAAAAAGCATCTGCACTGGCAAATGTCTATGCCACAACATTTCAAGATGAAATTATGACACTTATGAAACTTGATAATATAACTATCTTGAATGATGTTAAGCCGGAGGTAGACACCAAAAAGATTGAACTCTCCTTACCATTTTATATTGTAATATCATTTATTGGCGCTACATTAATTTGTCTATCAGTAGTTATTGTAAGGGAAGTTTACTTTCCGTTTCTGGATTCAAAGCAAAAAGTGGAAGAGACACTTGAAACACCTTTTCTAGGAACAATAGTTGCACCTACAAGTAGATGGAAGAAATTAAAAAATATTAAAAAAGGTCAAGAACATATAACTGATATGCAATTTTTCCGAGCAGAGGATGAAGACTTCAGTAAATTAGCTGCGAATATTCATTATTTAACAAAGCAAAAAAGTGTGAAGACAATCATGGTGACAAGTTTAGAAGTAGGTGATGGAAAGACATTCATTGGTTGTAATTTAGCTGCGAAATTGGCATTGAATGGACAAAAAACACTATTTATTGACGCTAATCTTCGTGGATCAGATTCAAGAAAAAGGTTTAATTTACCGGACAGAAAAGGCCTTACATCGATTATTTCCGGCTATTATGAAAAAAATCAAGTGATTCAAGATACAAGTACTGATAATCTGTCATTTTTAAGTACAGGCCCACTACCACCAAATCCAGCGCAATTTCTACAGTCAAAAAAGATGACTAAAATGTTGGATGAATTAAAAGAACAATTTGATGTCATTATTATTGACACGCCAGCTTTAACAAAAGCCGATACGATTAGTTTGTTGCCGTCAGTAGATGGTTGTATATATGTTGCTGACGCTTCCAAAACTCATGAAGAAAAAGCATTTCAAAGTTTAGAGTCTATTAAAAAAGTTGGCGGCGCAATTTTGGGAGTCGTAATAAACAGTAAAGTGAAGGCTTCTAATAGAATTGTGCATTTCTAG
- a CDS encoding sugar transferase yields the protein MEKIHYAREREKAQVSLYILCKRIIDIVVSFILLLCLSPFLLLFSIAILIFSGRPIFFKQNRTGKNNQPFTIWKFRTMKKCPNPEKAHNYQWLDGVPNDFVFETPKQQKITKIGKIYRKLSIDELPQLFNVLRGDMSLIGPRPEIPEITQLYTRYQAVRLKVKPGLTGYAQTNGRSVINHGMKIEYDLYYIENQSFWLDVKIFFKTIGLVILGKGAW from the coding sequence ATGGAAAAAATACACTACGCAAGAGAAAGAGAAAAAGCGCAGGTAAGTCTTTATATTTTATGTAAAAGGATAATTGATATCGTTGTAAGTTTTATTTTACTCCTTTGTTTAAGTCCTTTTTTGTTGTTGTTTTCGATTGCTATTCTCATTTTTTCCGGAAGACCTATTTTTTTTAAACAAAATAGGACGGGTAAAAATAATCAACCTTTCACAATATGGAAATTTAGAACGATGAAAAAATGTCCAAACCCCGAGAAGGCCCATAATTATCAGTGGCTGGACGGAGTGCCAAATGATTTCGTATTTGAAACACCAAAGCAACAAAAAATTACGAAGATCGGAAAGATTTATCGAAAGCTTAGTATCGATGAACTACCGCAATTGTTTAATGTTTTGCGGGGGGATATGAGTTTAATCGGTCCCCGACCTGAAATTCCTGAAATTACGCAATTATATACCCGGTACCAAGCCGTGAGATTAAAAGTAAAGCCAGGCTTGACAGGGTACGCACAAACAAACGGCCGTTCCGTCATTAATCACGGCATGAAGATTGAGTATGATCTCTACTATATTGAGAATCAATCTTTTTGGTTAGATGTAAAAATATTCTTTAAAACAATTGGACTGGTCATTTTGGGGAAAGGGGCTTGGTGA